Within Anopheles nili chromosome 3, idAnoNiliSN_F5_01, whole genome shotgun sequence, the genomic segment CAAGAATACTAGGCGGTGTTGTTGCTGACCAAAACGGGAAACAATACGCACAAAAACAGCAGCTAGAAAAGCAGCAAGGTGGGaagaaaacaatgaaaagaCGCAATATTACATGCCACAATTTGCCCAAACTAAAAGAATCAAATGAAACATCCAACATATGTTCATGttggatgcttttttgttgtttagttTACTTTGCGCATTCATTTCTACTGTTTAATTTGCCTTAAATTTTATGTACTTAATGCCAGTggtgtattttgttttgccacaatttgtttaatttattgcctttTTATGTTTGAATTTATCTATATTGAACATCGTTCCACTAGTATTTCATTGTATTTTTTCAGCATGAATGCAAAGGAAATATGGGTTTAACTtctattaatattttttactaTCTGATGCTCTTGCGTTACAAAGAAATCATGAAAATTTGaaagttatttttattttattcattgtaAATCATGGCTTATTCATTTGCCTGTATACAAAGATCCTTTCAAATGATATACGAAAACATACTACTTAGAAGCAGCAGAATGCAGAGTTAATTGTTTACTTGGGGTCCCTTGCGTATTCGCATTAGCGATAACGATTTGTTTATACGATAACGTTTAGTATTTCCAACCCTTTTTCTATCatgttcttgttttatttttcttggtATGTATGAGTGTATGAGCTTGCGTTTCTTGCCTATCCGCCCTTTGTGctcagttttttgtttttttttttattttatacattttgcAACATACGCAGAAAATAGTTGATGCAATCTCCAAGGGCCGCTCCGAGTTTGGCTAAATTAATCTCATTAATCGTTTTCAACTGGAACGTTTGATTTTATTGTTCAGATTCTTTTCTTCATTCTACATGTCCTTTTTGCGCTTCAATAAGAGTATCATTCATTTGAttcattcgtttgtttgctccttGTGCATACCTATCGTTGCCTCTGATGGTTTTCTCCACATCATTCATGGTTCTCGAACCTCAAGGCTGCTAAAACCCATCATTCGTGAAAAATGCTTTGAAAGAGGTTGCTTTTTCATGTACGATGACGAAATCAGACGCCTGGCGTGCTGtcgcaaggttttttttatgaacatTTTCACCCTGCAAAAGAGGTGTCTATCCATGCGAGTGTAGCtcgtagatatttttttcaagcTAGTGGCATCGAAATGAAACCATAATCCAATTGAtctgcgctgctgctgctgctggtgctgctgttggcacTGTTATCGCATTCAATGTATTCCAATCGTTAATGACACCCTCTTCAATACCTCTCGTTGCGATCACAGTCGTATCAATTCATGTCATTCGCTgatttgcttgcttgctgaGCACAGTTTTGTTCATGTCGTTAGAAAAAAAGTGTTTTTGAGTTGATTTGCGTTCTAATTATTTTTAGTTCTTATTTTGTTGGCTTTAGTGTAAAAATAAGTTTGCTTTAGTTCATCcgttatatttaaaaaatgatacTTCATCCTGATTTGAGCGTCACCAGATGCTAGGCGGGCAgtgataaattttaatttcacctTCTGTCTGAGTTCCACGAAGATTTTGACGGCAATTTTATCGTAATCTGTCAGGAAATGGATCGCGTGCGGGTACGCCGAGTAATATGCTGTCGCGTAAGAGCCCCACCGTTGACATCGCTGTTCAGAcaaatcaacagcaacaacaacatcagcaacatcaCTCGGGTCAGCAGCAGGCACAACTCTCGATGATGCAGCAGAACAACCGAGATGgtggcaacaacaaccaacgTAATAAGAATAACAATCAACGGGGTAACCAACAGAACAATAATTTGCGAGAGAGGCGCGATTCtggcaaacagcagcagcagcaacaccagcagcatggTGTCGATAATCAAATGAAGGATAACTTCAAGGTGAGGCAAAACAGAAAAGCGTAAATCATTATACGGCAGCGTCTAAGCAACAATGCTTTTacaatttttgattttatagCCAaggcagcagcatcagcaacagcagcaacaacaaggtAATCAGAATCGCGGTGGATGGAATAACAATCGCAACAACCATCAGAACCAAAACAATGGCGGTAACATCGTTCGTCGTCCCCGTGGAAACATTGGTCAgccgcagcaacaacagcaggtaTTTCCCTGGCTACGCTACAAAGATCGGACAAATATCATGTCTGTTGTTGTCCAATTTTACCGTAATGATCtactttcttctctttttttagGGTGGTGCCGGTGGGGCTGGTGGGCAGCGTGCCAAGAATTTGCTAAAGTTTGAAAATGACTATGACTTCGAACAAGCCAATAACAAGTTTGAAGAGCTTCGATCGCAACTATCTAAACTTAAGGTGGGCGAAGATGTGAAGCCGGAGCaggtattttctttttttaattcgttattttgtttatttataatCATCTTGATCCTTCTGTTTCCCTCCTTCATCAAATCTCCGTATCCTCCAGTAATAATTCTTGTGCAAACGTGGAACTTCTTCTAGGAGTTCTTCTGTCCTcttgacatttttatttcggaAGCGCCATGGCCGAAGATGATGATACTTACtatattaatgtttttttgccttaAATGTACTTTTTAAGTTTTATTAAAGCATATTTGAGCCATCAATTCTGATTGAAAAAAtctttcaatttatttaagaaTTAATGCAAATTGACATGCAGAAATTTCTACCTTAAATTGCTTGTAGTGCTTTATAAATAATGTCATGTATTTTCGTATCATGATATTGTTTCCAAATCTTGATGTTTAGGTGTTAAgatgaaataatttcatttacacACAAGTACATCAGATATGTCACCTCTGTGGAAATTAAGCttgtatttttcaaattgCTCTTCCGAAAAGTGCGtctattttttataaattcaaatttgaacTTCATCGACCATTATAAGCAGTGATTCTTTTTAAAACTCATTAACAAATGAGGAGGGAGATATTTATcaaaatgtgaaacaaaattaccTCATTCACTTACTATGCTATTTATTGCTCAGTTTTTTACATAATGTCGCTCATGCTATGCTTTTTCATATACACATCCTTGCAAAAAGTAACCAATGCCGAATAGGAACAAAATCGTATGCTGTTTGTATTTTCGTTTACATAGATaatattcattattattttacacCATAGAACGAGGAACGCACTCGATTATCTctaattttatgttttgtaaGTGTTACGTTCTTAAGATTTATGATATGCTTGAGCGAGTATACCGGTTAAAATATTAACGTATTATATTTGCTTTTGACTAAGAATTCATTTGGACTAATCTCTTTCAATTCCATTAATACGCATCGCGGATGCAATACTGACATAATTTTGTTGTACAATTAAAATGTTAATTCTAATATCATTTTCGATACTGAAATTTGAATTGTAAAGTGATAGCATGCAAAGTCGAGCAAATTGAAAGATGAAGGTGGCAAATTATGGATTAATTTGTTTGTCGTATTCGGCCATTTCTATTACACAAAGTTAAATGAAATTAGCAAATATTCTTGCCTTGTATGTCATATCATCAAGGAAAAATGGGTTTTTGAGCAAATTATAAACGAACGCAAAATTTAAAGAAATTTCAAAGTTTTCGCCTACCGTCTTCTTTCATTAATTcccaaacaacaaaatataccTGAAAATTTCATCGAACACTTCAAATCATAAGTAATGTTAGAGGATGATTTAAAAATGATTTGATGTGCCCAAAGAGAATCTTTAGTGTGTGCAAATTTCATTacaaattttatattatttacatTGTACCATTTTCTTACATCTTGTGGATCTTGTATGAATTGATCGTGGAAAGCAGATCACTAGCGAAACGTTGGATAAGAAAGACGACTCGGGCAACGAAACTGGCGCTGGCGAGCACGAACAGGAAGAGGAAGATGTTATTTGTTACGACAAGGCAAAGTCTTTCTTCGATACCATCTCTTGCGAAGCCGTCGAACGTGCAAAGGGCAAGCAACAGCGCACGGACTGGCGTCAGGAGCGTAAATTGAATACGGAAACATTTGGTGTCGGATCGACCAGGCGTGGCGGGTAAGCAATTATTGTGTTTTTTCATCTGAATTTTCCTCACTTTATTCACActcaaaattcaacaaaatctAACCTGTCATTCTCAATTACGTACTTATTTGTAATTACCAGATACAACCGACGAGGTGGTTACTTCAACCGTGGTATAAACTACCATCGCGGTGGAAATAATTATCACCGTGGCGGAAATAACTATCGGGGACGCAGTACGAACCGTAACAATCAGCTGAACGGTGGTGGTATGTCCCGATCGGGAGGGCAACAGCAGAATGCGTCTGGCAACAACACTAATGTCGGTGGTCAGCCACAATCGAATCAACTATCCTCGACCACTTCAACTGGCCAGGAGcagccgcaacagcagcagcaacagcctgCGGTTATAGAAGTGGCAGCAGGTATGCGTAAGCTCAATTAGAAACTTCAACGTGATCGTAAATCTGTGACTTatgcatttcttttcattattgTGCCTTTATTGCAGGAAAATAATGTCACGGAAATCGAATCACTACGCAAAAACTATTACTTTTAGAAAGCTGACTAGTTGCATGTTGAAGTGAGTTGGCGATGAAACATAAATGAATTGCAAAGAGTAGTACAGCGAAGAGAAATAAGGTGCACACCCAAAACtaaattttttaaaagaatCAAAGGTATCTACTTTGCATATATGAACTGAAGAAACTATCGTATTATCATCTTACACAAACTGAAATCCACGACATCCTCCTGCATTGTGAGTACACAATACAAAATAGTATGAGGAAACGgtttaaaagaaaacgaaaaaaagtatAATGCAGCAATTGATACATAATAATACAA encodes:
- the LOC128724933 gene encoding protein LSM14 homolog; this encodes MSCPMPEIGSCISLISKADIRYEGLLFTVDPERCTIALARVKSYGTEDRETQFPIAPQNQCYDYILFRGTDIKDIRVINNNPVPNDPAIMQMHLPPQQAPQMPMPGKLGQPSYQSPQGFMMPQMGGPAGGQPGPMGGPQVSGGPMGGPPPPGHAPQMGGGTGGQPYNSFGGMNNLGGNGSRAGTPSNMLSRKSPTVDIAVQTNQQQQQHQQHHSGQQQAQLSMMQQNNRDGGNNNQRNKNNNQRGNQQNNNLRERRDSGKQQQQQHQQHGVDNQMKDNFKPRQQHQQQQQQQGNQNRGGWNNNRNNHQNQNNGGNIVRRPRGNIGQPQQQQQGGAGGAGGQRAKNLLKFENDYDFEQANNKFEELRSQLSKLKVGEDVKPEQITSETLDKKDDSGNETGAGEHEQEEEDVICYDKAKSFFDTISCEAVERAKGKQQRTDWRQERKLNTETFGVGSTRRGGYNRRGGYFNRGINYHRGGNNYHRGGNNYRGRSTNRNNQLNGGGMSRSGGQQQNASGNNTNVGGQPQSNQLSSTTSTGQEQPQQQQQQPAVIEVAAGMRKLN